In Daucus carota subsp. sativus chromosome 4, DH1 v3.0, whole genome shotgun sequence, one DNA window encodes the following:
- the LOC108218976 gene encoding polygalacturonate 4-alpha-galacturonosyltransferase isoform X2, which translates to MANKKGLHRNKGGGGGSGSRFPIAVVIFVSILAPLLFFVGRGIYATTATTSFDEQDVEDSSMKQDLDWREKLALQNVKSLFSREVIDVIKANTNDLGPFSLDSFRKSNLSASWKFIRQEIPVDQTASLNEAEAAKIVRETPKGKDAGHVQFVDTPAKLARRQLREKKREKRAADLVKQDDEITVKLENDAFERSRSVDSAVLGKYNLWRKENEDGNSDSTVRLIRDQIIMARVYVSIATMKNQTDLARELQNRLKESQHALRDASSDSDLGPSAPERIKSMGQVLSKAKDKLYDCKLVTGKLRAMLQTADEQVRSLKKQSTFLSQLAAKTIPNGIHCLSMRLTIEYYLLSPEKREFPRSENLENPKLYHYALFSDNVLAASVVVNSAILNAKEPEKHVFHLVSDKLNFAAISMWFLLNPPGKATIHVENVDEFKWLNSSYCPVLRQLESAAMKAYYFKSDHPTTAGSSNLKYRNPKYLSMLNHLRFYLPQVYPKLDKILFLDDDIVVQKDLTGLWSVDLNGNVNGAVETCGESFHRFDKYLNFSNPHIARNFDPNACGWAYGMNIFDLKEWKKKDITGIYHKWQTMNEDRVLWKLGTLPPGLMTFYRLTHPLDKSWHVLGLGYSPTVDKTEIENAAVIHYNGNMKPWLELAMTKYRPYWTKYIKVDHPFIRSCKLSE; encoded by the exons ATGGCGAATAAGAAAGGATTGCACAGGAAcaaaggtggtggtggtggttccGGATCTAGGTTTCCGATTGCGGTTGTTATTTTCGTGTCGATTTTAGCGCCTTTGCTGTTCTTCGTTGGCCGGGGAATTTATGCTACTACAGCTACCACTTCATTTG ATGAGCAAGATGTTGAAGACAGTTCAATGAAGCAG GATTTGGATTGGAGAGAAAAGTTGGCACTGCAAAATGTAAAATCGCTCTTCTCAAGGGAG GTTATTGATGTGATCAAAGCCAACACAAATGATTTAGGCCCATTCAGTCTTGattcttttagaaaaagcaaTCTGTCGGCTTCGTGGAAGTTTATTAGGCAAGAGATTCCGGTTGACCAAACTGCTTCCTTGAATGAG GCCGAAGCTGCGAAAATTGTACGGGAAACTCCTAAAGGCAAAGAtg CTGGTCATGTTCAATTTGTTGATACACCTGCTAAATTAGCTAGAAgg CAATTAAGAGAAAAGAAACGAGAAAAGCGTGCCGCTGATCTGGTAAAACAAGATGATGAAATAACTGTGAAGCTTGAAAATGATGCTTTTGAACGTTCCAGATCAGTTGACTCAGCAGTCCTGGGTAAGTATAATCTatggagaaaagagaatgaggATGGCAATTCTGATTCGACTGTAAGATTGATTCGTGATCAAATAATTATGGCAAGGGTGTATGTAAGCATTGCGACAATGAAGAACCAAACTGATTTGGCCCGTGAATTACAGAATCGACTGAAAGAGAGTCAGCATGCTCTACGAGATGCATCTTCTGATTCTGATCTGGGTCCTAG TGCTCCTGAGAGAATAAAATCCATGGGCCAAGTTCTGTCAAAAGCTAAAGATAAATTGTATGATTGTAAGCTTGTTACTGGGAAGCTGAGAGCAATGCTTCAAACTGCTGATGAGCAAGTTCGGAGCCTAAAAAAGCAGAGCACATTCTTGAGTCAGTTGGCAGCAAAAACGATTCCAAATGGTATCCATTGTCTGTCCATGCGCCTAACTATAGAATACTACCTCCTTTCTCCGGAAAAGAGAGAATTCCCCAGAAGTGAAAATCTGGAGAACCCAAAACTTTATCATTATGCCCTTTTTTCTGACAATGTATTGGCTGCTTCTGTTGTTGTCAACTCGGCTATCCTCAATGCTAAG GAACCAGAGAAACATGTATTTCACCTTGTTTCTGATAAGTTGAACTTTGCAGCTATTAGTATGTGGTTTCTTTTAAATCCTCCGGGAAAAGCTACCATCCATGTTGAAAATGTAGATGAATTTAAGTGGCTCAACTCATCATACTGTCCAGTCCTGCGACAATTAGAGTCTGCTGCCATgaaagcatattattttaagtcGGATCATCCCACCACTGCTGGTTCATCTAACCTCAAGTACAGGAACCCAAAATATTTGTCCATGCTGAATCACCTTAGGTTTTATCTTCCTCAAGTTTATCCTAAGTTGGACAAGATACTTTTCCTTGATGATGACATTGTTGTTCAGAAGGATTTGACTGGATTGTGGTCAGTCGATCTTAATGGTAATGTTAATGGTGCTGTTGAAACTTGTGGCGAGAGCTTTCATCGTTTTGACAAGTATCTGAATTTTTCAAATCCCCATATTGCAAGAAATTTTGATCCTAATGCATGTGGTTGGGCATATGGTATGAACATCTTTGATCTCAAGGAATGGAAAAAGAAGGATATAACTGGCATATATCACAAGTGGCAGACCATG AATGAAGATAGGGTTCTGTGGAAGCTTGGGACATTACCTCCTGGACTGATGACGTTTTATCGGCTTACTCATCCACTTGATAAGTCATGGCATGTGCTTGGCCTGGGTTATAGTCCGACTGTAGACAAGACAGAGATCGAGAATGCCGCTGTTATTCATTACAATGGTAATATGAAACCATGGTTGGAATTAGCTATGACGAAGTATCGACCTTACTGGACTAAGTATATCAAAGTTGACCATCCATTTATCCGCAGTTGCAAGTTAAGTGAATAA
- the LOC108218976 gene encoding polygalacturonate 4-alpha-galacturonosyltransferase isoform X1, with translation MANKKGLHRNKGGGGGSGSRFPIAVVIFVSILAPLLFFVGRGIYATTATTSFEPFSVSSDEQDVEDSSMKQDLDWREKLALQNVKSLFSREVIDVIKANTNDLGPFSLDSFRKSNLSASWKFIRQEIPVDQTASLNEAEAAKIVRETPKGKDAGHVQFVDTPAKLARRQLREKKREKRAADLVKQDDEITVKLENDAFERSRSVDSAVLGKYNLWRKENEDGNSDSTVRLIRDQIIMARVYVSIATMKNQTDLARELQNRLKESQHALRDASSDSDLGPSAPERIKSMGQVLSKAKDKLYDCKLVTGKLRAMLQTADEQVRSLKKQSTFLSQLAAKTIPNGIHCLSMRLTIEYYLLSPEKREFPRSENLENPKLYHYALFSDNVLAASVVVNSAILNAKEPEKHVFHLVSDKLNFAAISMWFLLNPPGKATIHVENVDEFKWLNSSYCPVLRQLESAAMKAYYFKSDHPTTAGSSNLKYRNPKYLSMLNHLRFYLPQVYPKLDKILFLDDDIVVQKDLTGLWSVDLNGNVNGAVETCGESFHRFDKYLNFSNPHIARNFDPNACGWAYGMNIFDLKEWKKKDITGIYHKWQTMNEDRVLWKLGTLPPGLMTFYRLTHPLDKSWHVLGLGYSPTVDKTEIENAAVIHYNGNMKPWLELAMTKYRPYWTKYIKVDHPFIRSCKLSE, from the exons ATGGCGAATAAGAAAGGATTGCACAGGAAcaaaggtggtggtggtggttccGGATCTAGGTTTCCGATTGCGGTTGTTATTTTCGTGTCGATTTTAGCGCCTTTGCTGTTCTTCGTTGGCCGGGGAATTTATGCTACTACAGCTACCACTTCATTTG AACCTTTTTCTGTTTCTTCAGATGAGCAAGATGTTGAAGACAGTTCAATGAAGCAG GATTTGGATTGGAGAGAAAAGTTGGCACTGCAAAATGTAAAATCGCTCTTCTCAAGGGAG GTTATTGATGTGATCAAAGCCAACACAAATGATTTAGGCCCATTCAGTCTTGattcttttagaaaaagcaaTCTGTCGGCTTCGTGGAAGTTTATTAGGCAAGAGATTCCGGTTGACCAAACTGCTTCCTTGAATGAG GCCGAAGCTGCGAAAATTGTACGGGAAACTCCTAAAGGCAAAGAtg CTGGTCATGTTCAATTTGTTGATACACCTGCTAAATTAGCTAGAAgg CAATTAAGAGAAAAGAAACGAGAAAAGCGTGCCGCTGATCTGGTAAAACAAGATGATGAAATAACTGTGAAGCTTGAAAATGATGCTTTTGAACGTTCCAGATCAGTTGACTCAGCAGTCCTGGGTAAGTATAATCTatggagaaaagagaatgaggATGGCAATTCTGATTCGACTGTAAGATTGATTCGTGATCAAATAATTATGGCAAGGGTGTATGTAAGCATTGCGACAATGAAGAACCAAACTGATTTGGCCCGTGAATTACAGAATCGACTGAAAGAGAGTCAGCATGCTCTACGAGATGCATCTTCTGATTCTGATCTGGGTCCTAG TGCTCCTGAGAGAATAAAATCCATGGGCCAAGTTCTGTCAAAAGCTAAAGATAAATTGTATGATTGTAAGCTTGTTACTGGGAAGCTGAGAGCAATGCTTCAAACTGCTGATGAGCAAGTTCGGAGCCTAAAAAAGCAGAGCACATTCTTGAGTCAGTTGGCAGCAAAAACGATTCCAAATGGTATCCATTGTCTGTCCATGCGCCTAACTATAGAATACTACCTCCTTTCTCCGGAAAAGAGAGAATTCCCCAGAAGTGAAAATCTGGAGAACCCAAAACTTTATCATTATGCCCTTTTTTCTGACAATGTATTGGCTGCTTCTGTTGTTGTCAACTCGGCTATCCTCAATGCTAAG GAACCAGAGAAACATGTATTTCACCTTGTTTCTGATAAGTTGAACTTTGCAGCTATTAGTATGTGGTTTCTTTTAAATCCTCCGGGAAAAGCTACCATCCATGTTGAAAATGTAGATGAATTTAAGTGGCTCAACTCATCATACTGTCCAGTCCTGCGACAATTAGAGTCTGCTGCCATgaaagcatattattttaagtcGGATCATCCCACCACTGCTGGTTCATCTAACCTCAAGTACAGGAACCCAAAATATTTGTCCATGCTGAATCACCTTAGGTTTTATCTTCCTCAAGTTTATCCTAAGTTGGACAAGATACTTTTCCTTGATGATGACATTGTTGTTCAGAAGGATTTGACTGGATTGTGGTCAGTCGATCTTAATGGTAATGTTAATGGTGCTGTTGAAACTTGTGGCGAGAGCTTTCATCGTTTTGACAAGTATCTGAATTTTTCAAATCCCCATATTGCAAGAAATTTTGATCCTAATGCATGTGGTTGGGCATATGGTATGAACATCTTTGATCTCAAGGAATGGAAAAAGAAGGATATAACTGGCATATATCACAAGTGGCAGACCATG AATGAAGATAGGGTTCTGTGGAAGCTTGGGACATTACCTCCTGGACTGATGACGTTTTATCGGCTTACTCATCCACTTGATAAGTCATGGCATGTGCTTGGCCTGGGTTATAGTCCGACTGTAGACAAGACAGAGATCGAGAATGCCGCTGTTATTCATTACAATGGTAATATGAAACCATGGTTGGAATTAGCTATGACGAAGTATCGACCTTACTGGACTAAGTATATCAAAGTTGACCATCCATTTATCCGCAGTTGCAAGTTAAGTGAATAA
- the LOC108215886 gene encoding uncharacterized protein LOC108215886, translated as MTILQFIPNTLRHQTHHHLSPTKKSLCTATTMSFSSSKSPPPTIQNQENSSLNQENVDTKNLITQIIKYHNQTKHFFTKYSRAPHGLDWANQPDPFRRYISSPLLPLLHPTRPESPLYSSLFHSLPPSKPISISNLSQFLYDSLSLSAWKTTGFSSWSLRVNPSSGNLHPTEAYIICPPVASLSSSCFVAHYAPKLHSLELRSEIPSGFFTNFFPEGCFLVGLSSIFWREAWKYGERGFRYCNHDVGHAIGAVSMAAAGLGWDVKVLDGLGFEDIEKLMGVQLEEEMAIPDRPVKGEFPEVEFEHPDCVLVVYPSGIGEFDVDYKGLSLVISGFSELEWKGRANRLSKEHVVWDIIYRTSEAVKKPFTGDDKFVNDPFVSAGVVSGSVYKDISLHELVRKRRSAVDMDGKTTMAKETFYQILLHCMPSGSETGDKERKQLALPFRALPWESEVHAALFVHRVVGLPSGLYFLVRNAEHFDDLKSATRSEFKWEKPEGCPDGLPLYELARIDCRELSKRLSCHQDIASDGCFSLGMIAHFEPTLQNKGVWMYPRLFWETGILGQVLYLEAHAVGISATGIGCFFDDPVHEVLGLRGSDYQSLYHFTIGGPVIDKRIMSLPAYPGPEDDQ; from the exons ATGACCATACTCCAATTCATCCCAAATACTCTCCGCCATCAAACACACCACCACTTGTCCCCCACCAAAAAATCACTCTGCACCGCCACTACAATGTCATTTTCTTCATCAAAATCACCCCCTCCCACAATACAAAACCAAGAAAACTCTTCTTTAAATCAAGAAAATGTTGATACTAAAAATTTAATCACCCAAATCATAAAATAtcataaccaaaccaaacactTCTTTACCAAGTACTCTAGAGCCCCTCATGGCCTTGACTGGGCTAACCAACCCGACCCGTTTCGCCGTTACATTTCCTCACCTCTCCTTCCTCTTCTacacccgacccgacccgaatcACCCCTTTACTCATCTCTCTTCCATTCACTCCCTCCTTCAAAACCCATCTCGATATCCAATCTTTCTCAGTTTCTGTATGACTCTTTGTCCCTTTCAGCTTGGAAAACTACCGGGTTTTCGAGCTGGTCACTTCGGGTCAACCCGAGCAGTGGGAATTTACACCCGACTGAAGCttatatcatttgcccccctgTTGCATCCTTGTCAAGTTCATGTTTTGTTGCTCATTATGCACCAAAGTTGCATTCTTTGGAGCTTAGGAGTGAAATCCCATCTGGGTTTTTCACCAATTTTTTTCCAGAGGGTTGTTTTCTTGTTGGGTTATCTTCCATTTTTTGGCGGGAAGCTTGGAAATATGGGGAGAGGGGGTTTAGGTATTGTAATCATGATGTGGGTCATGCTATCGGGGCGGTTTCAATGGCAGCTGCTGGACTTGGTTGGGATGTTAAGGTTCTTGATGGGCTAGGGTTTGAGGATATTGAGAAGTTGATGGGGGTGCAACTAGAGGAAGAGATGGCGATTCCGGATAGGCCAGTTAAAGGCGAATTTCCTGAGGTTGAGTTTGAGCATCCGGATTGCGTGCTAGTTGTTTATCCTAGTGGGATTGGTGAATTTGATGTGGATTATAAGGGATTGAGTTTGGTGATTTCAGGGTTTTCGGAATTGGAGTGGAAAGGGAGGGCTAATAGGCTTAGTAAAGAGCATGTTGTTTGGGACATTATATATAGGACTTCGGAGGCGGTTAAGAAGCCTTTTACAGGAGATGATAAGTTTGTGAATGATCCATTTGTGAGTGCTGGGGTGGTGAGTGGAAGTGTATATAAGGATATTAGTTTGCATGAATTGGTAAGGAAGCGTAGGAGTGCAGTAGATATGGATGGGAAGACTACAATGGCGAAAGAGACATTTTATCAGATTTTGCTGCATTGTATGCCTTCCGGTTCAGAAACTGGAGATAAAGAAAGGAAGCAGTTGGCATTGCCATTTCGAGCTCTGCCGTGGGAATCTGAAGTACATGCTGCCTTGTTTGTTCATAGGGTTGTTGGATTGCCCAGTGGTTTGTACTTTTTGGTGAGAAATGCAGAGCACTTTGATGATCTCAAAAGTGCTActagatcagagtttaagtggGAGAAACCAGAGGGTTGCCCAGACGGCTTGCCATTATATGAACTTGCAAGAATTGATTGCCGGGAGTTGTCCAAACGCCTTTCTTGCCATCAG GACATTGCTAGTGATGGCTGCTTCAGCCTAGGTATGATCGCTCATTTTGAGCCTACATTGCAGAACAAGGGTGTTTGGATGTATCCTCGGTTATTCTGGGAGACTGGGATTCTTGGCCAGGTTTTGTACCTTGAAGCACATGCAGTTGGAATCTCTGCTACTGGAATAGGTTGCTTCTTTGATGATCCTG TGCATGAGGTTCTCGGATTAAGAGGTTCCGATTACCAGAGCCTTTATCATTTCACAATTGGAGGTCCTGTTATTGATAAGCGTATAATGAGCTTACCTGCATATCCAGGTCCTGAAGATGATCAATAA